Below is a genomic region from Miscanthus floridulus cultivar M001 chromosome 1, ASM1932011v1, whole genome shotgun sequence.
CTGCAAATCAAGAGCCAGTATATACAGAAATTAATTTAGTAATTTACAACCAAGTGCTTAGCTAATCACGTTTTAATTACATGTGTGTGATCGATTTGAACAAGAAGTACCTGCATTCTGCTAGTACTAATAAAGATCATCATTTCCGACAGGTGCCGGAGCTGGTGCAGCCGGGGTGTTTACCAGTCCTAGCTTGGCGCAGTCTGCCCCAAACGTGCCTGAATGTACAATGAGCAAAGCAAAACAAGATTCAGCAAACCGCCCACGAAAGAGAACCCAGACATAGTAGACGTAGACAAATCAAGAAGCGATGTACTATCTTACAGCTGCTGCCGATACAAGGCATGGAGGTGTCGTTGAGCAAGTTTTTGAAGCCCGGCTTGCAGCGGCACTGGTAACTGACGCCGGCGCCCTTCTCGCAGTCACCACCTAGGCCGCAGTTGACGGCGAAGCATTCTGCATGCATGGACATGGAGACGAAACAAGACTGGCTCAAAAACGGATGGACAAGCCAGAGGACTGCAGATAGATCAAACTGTCATCTGCGTGGCAGTACGTAAATGGTTTGTGACTTACGGTCTAGAGGAACGTTCGGTATCGGCACGGTAAGGTTCAAACAGGCACTACTGAAGGAGCCTACAATATATATAATGAGAAATGAGAAATATACAGCTTCATCAGCTTTAGGCCTCTTATGTCTAGGATCAGATGGGTTGACGATGAcgacaaaataaaaaataaaaaataaactcctagaaaaatatgaaaccgtgCAACGGATGCCCTCCAATTGCTGAAAACCGGAAAAATTGGTCCTCTAGCTAATTTCAAAAGTGGTTAATTATTTATGAAAATAATTAAAAATGATTATCTGATCTCTAAAAAATCATGGTTAATTTATTTCAaaacagaaaaatatgaaactggtACCAGTTTTCTTCTAAATATGTTATCCCTTTGTTGGTGCTCTATTTAGAGTTATTTGAATCTTGTTTGCTTTAAGTAAATAATGAGCATGACTACGAACAACAAAGTAGTGGTAACAGATTAAATCAATTTAAAATAGCTGTATATATATCATAAATAAGTAGATAGCATTTTTAGAAAAGAACCAGTACTCattttatttttatataatttaaaatacatTATTTTTTTAGATGATAAAGTAGATTTTTATTGTATTTAAAAAATAAATACCAACTTTGAAACGAGCGAGAGGACCAAATTTCTCC
It encodes:
- the LOC136459754 gene encoding uncharacterized protein — protein: MARGASVPAAPATLLALLAAAIAAAAGAGAAGSSICDTARCGKGSCSEAPGPYPFESYKCTCDPGWSQPEPWIPLTKLPNAPCVVPNCSFSSACLNLTVPIPNVPLDQCFAVNCGLGGDCEKGAGVSYQCRCKPGFKNLLNDTSMPCIGSSCTFGADCAKLGLVNTPAAPAPAPVGNDDLY